One Mixta gaviniae genomic window carries:
- a CDS encoding 1,4-dihydroxy-2-naphthoate polyprenyltransferase has translation MEQIQRITSFPFRGWLESLRLRTLPLAFASILTGSALAWWQGEFSLTVALLCFLTSGLLQVLSNLANDYGDALKGSDGSARLGPLRGIQKGTITRLQLRAGIIATAGLALLCGGILIRYACHTPGDVVSFLLLGALAIVAAIAYTVGKKPYGYLGLGDLSVLIFFGWLGVSGSFYLQSHSVQPLVLLPATACGLLAAAVLNINNLRDIDTDRQCGKMTLAVRLGATHARRYHLLLLGGALLCFAAFAWFGQHGWGRWLFLLAAPLFWRQGRYILQQESPVAMRPMLEKTVKAALLANVLFSLGVLL, from the coding sequence ATGGAACAGATCCAACGAATCACCTCCTTTCCTTTCCGGGGCTGGCTGGAAAGCCTGCGTCTGCGCACGTTGCCGCTGGCGTTCGCCTCTATTCTCACCGGCTCGGCGCTCGCCTGGTGGCAGGGGGAATTTAGCCTGACGGTCGCCCTGCTCTGCTTCCTGACCAGCGGGTTGCTGCAGGTGCTGTCCAATCTGGCGAATGATTATGGCGACGCGCTGAAAGGCAGCGACGGCAGCGCGCGCCTCGGCCCGCTGCGCGGCATCCAGAAAGGCACTATTACACGGCTGCAGCTGCGCGCGGGGATCATTGCCACGGCGGGCCTGGCGCTGCTCTGCGGCGGCATTCTGATCCGCTACGCCTGCCATACTCCCGGCGACGTAGTGAGCTTTCTGTTGCTGGGTGCGCTGGCCATCGTGGCGGCCATTGCCTATACCGTCGGCAAAAAGCCTTACGGCTATCTTGGGCTGGGCGATCTCTCGGTGCTGATCTTTTTCGGCTGGCTGGGCGTCAGCGGCAGCTTCTATCTGCAAAGCCACAGCGTGCAGCCTTTAGTGCTGCTGCCCGCCACCGCTTGCGGTCTGCTGGCGGCGGCCGTGCTGAATATTAACAACCTGCGCGATATAGACACCGATCGCCAGTGCGGCAAAATGACGCTGGCGGTGCGGCTTGGCGCGACTCACGCAAGACGCTACCACCTGCTGCTGCTGGGCGGCGCACTGCTCTGCTTCGCCGCTTTCGCCTGGTTTGGTCAGCACGGCTGGGGGCGCTGGCTGTTTCTGCTGGCCGCTCCGCTCTTCTGGCGGCAGGGGCGTTATATTCTTCAGCAGGAATCGCCTGTCGCCATGCGCCCAATGCTGGAAAAGACGGTCAAGGCAGCGCTGCTGGCTAACGTGCTGTTTTCTCTTGGCGTACTGCTCTGA
- the rraA gene encoding ribonuclease E activity regulator RraA — protein MKYDTSELCDIYHEDVNVVEPLFSNFGGRTSFGGQITTVKCFEDNGLLYDLLEENGRGRVLLVDGGGSVRRALVDAALAQLAVQNEWEGIVVYGSVRQVDDLEELDIGIQAIAAIPAGAAGEGIGESDVRVNFGGVTFFSGDHLYADNTGMILSEDPLDIE, from the coding sequence ATGAAATACGATACTTCCGAACTCTGCGACATCTACCACGAAGATGTAAACGTGGTTGAACCACTCTTCTCCAACTTTGGGGGTCGCACCTCGTTTGGCGGCCAAATCACGACGGTAAAATGTTTCGAGGACAACGGCCTGTTATACGATCTGCTGGAAGAAAACGGCCGGGGTCGTGTGCTGCTGGTAGATGGCGGCGGTTCGGTGCGGCGCGCGCTGGTGGATGCGGCGCTGGCCCAGCTGGCGGTGCAGAACGAATGGGAAGGTATCGTGGTCTATGGCTCGGTGCGCCAGGTGGATGACCTGGAAGAGCTGGATATCGGCATTCAGGCGATTGCGGCGATCCCGGCAGGCGCGGCGGGCGAAGGTATTGGTGAAAGCGACGTGCGCGTCAATTTCGGCGGCGTCACCTTCTTCTCCGGCGATCACTTATACGCCGACAACACCGGTATGATTCTGTCGGAAGATCCGCTGGATATCGAATAG
- the zapB gene encoding cell division protein ZapB: MSFEVFEKLEAKVQQAIDTITLLQMEIEELKEQNNTLKHEVQQASGNSEALVRENQQLKEEQTQWQDRLRALLGKMEEV; encoded by the coding sequence ATGTCATTTGAAGTATTCGAGAAACTGGAAGCGAAAGTTCAGCAGGCGATTGATACCATCACCCTGCTGCAGATGGAAATCGAAGAGCTGAAAGAGCAGAACAATACTCTGAAGCATGAGGTACAGCAGGCCTCGGGAAACAGCGAAGCGCTGGTTCGTGAAAACCAGCAGCTGAAAGAAGAGCAAACGCAGTGGCAGGATCGCCTGCGGGCTTTGTTAGGTAAGATGGAAGAAGTGTAA
- a CDS encoding MIP/aquaporin family protein, with protein MSQTATSTLKGQCIAEFLGTGMIIFFGAGCVAAMKLAGAAFGQWEICIIWGLAVSMAAYMTAGVSGAHLNPAVTVALCLFANFEGRKVAPYIVAQVAGAFSAAALVYGLYYNLFVDYEASHQMVRGSVESLDLAGIFSTYPNPHISVGQAFLVEMVITAVLMSVIMALTDDGNGVPRGPLAPLLIGLLVAVIGGAMGPLTGFALNPARDLGPKIFAWLAGWGNVAFTGGRDIPYFLVPIFGPLVGACLGAWGYRSLICRHLPCNLNVTQKTDADKPVARAEQRKA; from the coding sequence ATGAGTCAGACAGCAACTAGCACACTAAAAGGTCAGTGCATTGCCGAATTTCTCGGAACCGGCATGATCATCTTCTTCGGCGCTGGCTGTGTGGCCGCAATGAAGTTGGCTGGCGCGGCTTTCGGTCAATGGGAAATCTGTATTATCTGGGGCCTGGCCGTTTCCATGGCCGCCTATATGACAGCGGGCGTGTCAGGCGCGCACCTGAACCCGGCCGTTACCGTCGCGCTCTGCCTTTTCGCCAACTTTGAAGGGCGTAAAGTCGCGCCTTATATTGTGGCGCAGGTAGCGGGCGCCTTCAGCGCCGCGGCGCTGGTTTACGGGCTCTACTACAACCTGTTCGTCGACTATGAAGCCAGCCATCAAATGGTGCGCGGCAGCGTGGAAAGCCTCGACCTGGCCGGCATCTTCTCGACCTATCCTAACCCGCATATCAGCGTAGGTCAGGCGTTTTTAGTCGAGATGGTGATTACCGCCGTATTGATGTCGGTGATTATGGCGTTGACCGATGACGGCAACGGCGTGCCGCGCGGCCCGCTGGCCCCGCTGCTGATTGGCCTGCTGGTCGCGGTTATCGGCGGCGCGATGGGACCGCTGACCGGTTTCGCCCTGAACCCGGCGCGCGATCTTGGCCCGAAAATTTTCGCCTGGCTGGCAGGCTGGGGCAACGTCGCCTTTACCGGCGGCCGTGATATTCCTTACTTCCTCGTGCCGATTTTCGGCCCGTTGGTCGGTGCCTGCCTGGGTGCATGGGGATATCGCTCACTGATTTGCCGTCACCTGCCCTGTAATCTTAACGTGACGCAGAAAACCGATGCAGATAAGCCCGTCGCGCGAGCTGAGCAGCGTAAAGCGTAA
- the glpK gene encoding glycerol kinase GlpK — protein sequence MMSTDKKYIVALDQGTTSSRAVVLDHDANIVAVSQREFTQIYPKAGWVEHDPMDIWASQSSTLVEVLAHADIRSDQIAAIGITNQRETAIVWDKESGKPIYNAIVWQDPRTADYCEKLKKEGLEEYIQHTTGLVINPYFSGTKVKWILDHVEGARERAKRGELLFGTVDTWLIWKMTQGRVHITDHTNASRTMMYNIHKLEWDQRMLDILDIPREMLPDVKSSSEVYGQTNIGGKGGTRIPIAGIAGDQQAALYGQLCVQPGMAKNTYGTGCFMLMNTGTEAVTSTHGLLTTIACGPRGEVNYALEGAVFIGGASIQWLRDEMKLISDSADSEYFAMKVKDSNGVYMVPAFTGLGAPYWDPYARGALFGLTRGANANHIIRATLESIAYQTRDVLEAMQNDADTRLQSLRVDGGAVANNFLMQFQSDILGTRVERPEVREVTALGAAYLAGLAVGFWQDLEEVRAKAVIEREFRPSIETTERNYRYAGWRKAVARAQAWEEHDE from the coding sequence ATTATGTCTACAGATAAAAAATATATTGTCGCGCTCGATCAGGGCACAACCAGCTCCCGCGCCGTTGTTCTCGATCATGACGCCAACATTGTCGCGGTTTCCCAGCGCGAATTTACCCAGATCTACCCGAAAGCGGGCTGGGTTGAACACGACCCGATGGATATCTGGGCTTCACAAAGCTCCACGCTAGTCGAAGTGCTGGCGCATGCGGACATTCGCTCCGATCAGATCGCCGCTATCGGCATCACTAACCAGCGCGAAACGGCGATTGTCTGGGATAAAGAGTCTGGCAAGCCGATCTACAACGCGATTGTCTGGCAGGATCCGCGCACGGCGGACTACTGCGAAAAGCTGAAGAAAGAGGGCCTGGAAGAGTATATCCAGCACACCACCGGTCTGGTGATCAACCCCTACTTCTCCGGCACCAAAGTAAAATGGATTCTGGATCACGTTGAAGGCGCGCGTGAGCGAGCGAAACGCGGCGAGCTGCTGTTCGGCACCGTGGATACCTGGCTTATCTGGAAAATGACCCAGGGCCGGGTGCATATCACCGACCACACCAACGCCTCACGCACCATGATGTACAACATCCATAAGCTGGAATGGGATCAGCGCATGCTGGATATCCTGGATATTCCGCGTGAAATGCTGCCGGATGTGAAATCCTCTTCGGAAGTCTACGGCCAAACCAACATCGGCGGCAAAGGCGGCACCCGTATTCCTATCGCCGGCATCGCAGGCGATCAGCAGGCAGCGCTCTATGGCCAGCTCTGCGTTCAGCCGGGCATGGCGAAAAACACCTACGGCACCGGCTGCTTTATGCTGATGAACACCGGCACCGAAGCGGTCACCTCCACGCATGGCCTGCTGACGACCATCGCCTGCGGCCCACGCGGTGAAGTGAACTATGCGCTGGAAGGCGCGGTGTTTATCGGCGGCGCCTCTATTCAGTGGCTGCGCGACGAAATGAAGCTGATCAGCGACTCCGCTGACTCAGAATATTTCGCCATGAAAGTGAAAGACTCTAACGGCGTCTATATGGTGCCCGCCTTTACCGGCCTCGGCGCCCCCTACTGGGACCCGTACGCTCGCGGCGCGCTGTTCGGCCTGACGCGCGGCGCCAATGCCAACCACATTATCCGCGCCACGCTGGAATCGATCGCCTATCAGACGCGCGATGTACTGGAAGCGATGCAGAATGATGCCGATACCCGCCTGCAGTCGCTACGCGTTGACGGCGGCGCGGTAGCCAACAACTTCCTGATGCAGTTCCAGTCCGATATTCTCGGCACCCGCGTCGAGCGTCCGGAAGTGCGTGAAGTCACTGCGCTCGGTGCCGCTTACCTTGCCGGTCTGGCGGTCGGATTCTGGCAAGACCTGGAAGAAGTGCGCGCGAAAGCGGTGATTGAACGCGAATTCCGTCCCAGCATTGAAACCACCGAACGTAACTATCGCTACGCCGGCTGGAGAAAAGCCGTGGCCCGTGCCCAGGCATGGGAAGAACACGACGAGTAA
- the glpX gene encoding class II fructose-bisphosphatase, with protein sequence MKRELAIEFSRVTEAAALAGYKWLGRGDKNQADGAAVNAMRIMLNKVDIDGRIVIGEGEIDEAPMLYIGEKVGTGNGDAVDIAVDPIEGTRMTAMGQANALAVLAVGDRGTFLHAPDMYMEKLIVGPCAKGHIDLNLPLETNLNNIAAALGKPLSELTVTILAKPRHDAVIKQMQQLGVRIFAIPDGDVAASILTCMPDSEVDVLYGIGGAPEGVVSAAVIRALDGDMQGRLLPRHEVKGDSGENRRLGEDELARCREMGIKAGERLTLEMMARNDNVIFAATGITSGDLLKGITRQGNIATSETLLIRGKSRTIRRIQSIHYLDRKDTALHQWIL encoded by the coding sequence ATGAAACGAGAACTCGCCATTGAATTTTCCCGCGTTACCGAGGCGGCCGCGCTGGCTGGCTACAAATGGCTCGGCCGCGGCGATAAAAACCAGGCGGACGGCGCGGCGGTCAACGCCATGCGCATCATGTTGAATAAAGTCGATATCGATGGACGCATTGTTATCGGCGAAGGCGAAATCGATGAGGCGCCGATGCTCTATATCGGCGAGAAGGTCGGCACCGGCAATGGCGATGCGGTGGATATCGCCGTCGACCCGATTGAAGGTACGCGCATGACCGCCATGGGCCAGGCGAATGCGCTGGCGGTGCTGGCGGTCGGCGACCGGGGCACTTTTTTGCACGCGCCGGATATGTACATGGAGAAGCTGATTGTCGGGCCGTGCGCCAAAGGCCATATCGATCTGAACCTGCCTTTGGAAACCAACCTGAACAATATTGCCGCGGCGCTGGGCAAACCGCTGAGCGAGCTGACGGTGACCATCCTGGCCAAGCCGCGCCACGATGCGGTGATCAAACAGATGCAGCAGTTGGGCGTGCGTATCTTTGCCATTCCCGACGGCGACGTCGCCGCCTCTATCCTGACCTGCATGCCGGACAGCGAAGTGGATGTGCTGTATGGCATTGGCGGCGCGCCGGAAGGCGTAGTGTCAGCGGCCGTGATCCGCGCGCTGGACGGCGATATGCAGGGCCGCCTGTTGCCGCGTCATGAGGTGAAAGGCGACAGTGGAGAAAACCGTCGTCTGGGCGAAGATGAGCTGGCGCGCTGCCGGGAGATGGGCATCAAGGCCGGCGAGCGGCTGACGCTGGAGATGATGGCGCGCAACGATAATGTGATTTTCGCCGCCACCGGCATCACCAGCGGCGATCTGCTGAAAGGGATCACGCGTCAGGGCAATATCGCTACCAGCGAAACGCTACTGATCCGCGGTAAATCGCGCACCATTCGCCGTATCCAGTCGATTCATTATCTCGACCGCAAGGATACGGCGCTGCATCAGTGGATCCTGTAG